From Leishmania mexicana MHOM/GT/2001/U1103 complete genome, chromosome 21, a single genomic window includes:
- a CDS encoding putative adenylate kinase codes for MSSNDGISEDTITYIKDNNIGQLMEYILRCIITDKPTKPLQYVHELTASSLPPRVALAGPPASGKGTQAHHICSYYKRAVGKKPVHVSSGDLLRAEVAQGTHLGKIAENFMQRGELVPDSLIISIIRNRLTQEDAVMNGWLLDGFPRTRPQAIALDAAGLCPRVFVVLDTPDDVLFGRVEGRRTDPVTGMIYHLQYNPPPADDTALLDRLQHRDDDTREVLGPRLETYHSMVEGLLDYYGSIMYHVDGNRSEAAITKDITEYLRTHDVA; via the coding sequence ATGTCCTCCAACGACGGCATCTCCGAGGACACGATCACGTACATCAAGGACAACAACATTGGGCAGCTGATGGAGTACATCTTGCGTTGCATCATCACCGACAAGCCAACCAAACCGCTCCAATATGTACATGAGTTGACGGCCtcgtcactgccgccgaGGGTAGCCCTGGCTGGGCCGCCGGCAAGCGGCAAgggcacgcaggcgcaccacATCTGCTCCTACTACAAGCGTGCGGTTGGCAAGAAGCCGGTGCACGTCTCATCGGGTGATCTTCTACGCGCTGAAGTGGCTCAGGGCACCCACCTGGGCAAGATTGCCGAGAACTTCATGCAGCGCGGTGAGCTCGTCCCGGATAGCCTTATCATCAGCATTATCCGCAACCGACTGACGCAAGAGGATGCGGTGATGAACGGGTGGCTGCTGGACGGCTTCCCGCGCACCCGCCCTCAAGCGATTGCGCTGGACGCCGCAGGCCTGTGCCCCCGCGTCTTTGTGGTCCTTGACACCCCAGATGATGTTTTATTCGGCCGCGTCGAAGGTCGTCGCACCGACCCGGTCACCGGCATGATCTACCACCTCCAGTACAACCCGCCGCCGGCGGACgacacggcgctgctcgatcggctgcagcaccgcgacgaTGACACCCGCGAGGTGCTTGGTCCTCGTCTGGAGACATACCACTCCATGGTCGAGGGTCTGCTGGACTACTACGGATCCATCATGTATCACGTCGACGGGAACCGATCGGAGGCAGCCATCACAAAGGACATTACCGAGTACCTCCGAACCCACGATGTTGCGTAG